The DNA sequence gagtcgtcgtacgttgtttctgcgctaaaatgccaggattctcaccgcttgaagcattacggacccgagggtggaatttatgtcgatcAGTGACATTACACAGGTCggcaccggctccccgcattccttccctctgactgtggaatttatgtctatcgccgacgttccgtaaggagtcgacgtacgctgtttctgcgctagaATGCCatgattctcaccgcttgagaCCATAAGttccgagggtggaatttatgtctatcattgacattccacaggccggcaccggctccccgcattccttccctctgactttggaatttatgtctatcgccgacgttccgtaaggagtcgtcgtacgtgTTTTCTGCGCTTAAATGCCaagattctcaccgcttgaagccttacggaccagAGGGTTGAATTTATGTCTATTAGGGACATTCCACAGGCCGGCAACGGctcccgcattccttccctctgactgtggaatttatgtctatcgccgacgttccgtaatgAGTCgtcatatgttgtttctaggCTAAAATGCCatgattctcaccgcttgagaCCATACGttccgagggtggaatttatgtctatcagtgacattccacaggccggcaccggctccccccattccttccctctgaccgtggaatttatgtctatcgccgccgttccgtaaggagtcgtcgtacgctgtttctgcgcaaAAAAGGCCGCTTGAATTCTTACGGACCCGacggtggaatttatgtccatcAGTAACATTCCACATGCCGGCACCGGCTCACCGCaatccttccctctgactgtggaatttaagTCTATCGCcaacgttccgtaaggagtcgtggtaggttgtttctgcgctaaaatgccaggattttcaccgcttgaagccttacggacccgaggttGGAATTTACTTCGATCAATGACATTCCACAGGCCggcaccggctccccgcattccttccctctgactgtggaatttatgtctatcgccgacgttccgtaaggagtcgacGTACGCATTTTCTGCGAAAAACgacaggattctcaccgcttgaagccttacggacccgatggtggaatttatgtctatcagtgacattccataTGCAGCctccggctccctgcattccttccctctgactgtggaatttatgtctatcgccgacgttccgtaaggcgtcgtcgtacgctgtttctgcgcaaAAAAGGCCGCTTGAATTCTTACGGACCCGacggtggaatttatgtccatcAGTAACATTCCACATGCCGGCACCGGCTCACCGCaatccttccctctgactgtggaatttaagTCTATCGCcaacgttccgtaaggagtcgtggtaggttgtttctgcgctaaaatgccaggattttcaccgcttgaagccttacggacccgagggtggaatttatgtcgatcaatgacattccacaggccggcaccggctccccgaattccttccctctgactgtggaatttatgtctatcgccgacgttccgtaaggagtcgtcgtacccTGTTTCTGTGAATAGATTCTCACCgtttgaagccttacggacccgagggtggaatttatgtctatcagtgacattccataGGCCGGCAccgctccccgcattccttccctctgactgtggaatttatgtctatcgctgaCGTTCCGTACAGAGTCGTCGTAcgttgtttctgcgctaaaatgccaggattttTACTGCTTAAAGCCTTCCGCACCCGGGGTGGCATTTATGTCTATCTGTGACATTCCACAGGCCggcaccggctccccgcattccttccctctgactgtggaatttatgtctatcgccgacgttccgtaaggagtcgacGTACGCATTTTCTGCGAAAAACgacaggattctcaccgcttgaagccttacggacccgatggtggaatttatgtctatcagtgacattccataTGCAGCctccggctccctgcattccttccctctgactgtggaatttatgtctatcgccgacgttccgtaaggcgtcgtcgtacgctgtttctgcgcaaAAAAGGCCGCTTGAATTCTTACGGACCCGacggtggaatttatgtccatcAGTAACATTCCACATGCCGGCACCGGCTCACCGCaatccttccctctgactgtggaatttaagTCTATCGCcaacgttccgtaaggagtcgtggtaggttgtttctgcgctaaaatgccaggattttcaccgcttgaagccttacggacccgagggtggaatttatgtcgatcaatgacattccacaggccggcaccggctccccgaattccttccctctgactgtggaatttatgtctatcgccgacgttccgtaaggagtcgtcgtacccTGTTTCTGTGAATAGATTCTCACCgtttgaagccttacggacccgagggtggaatttatgtctatcagtgacattccataggccggcaccggctccccgcattccttccctctgactgtggaatttatgtctatcgctgaCGTTCCGTACAGAGTCGTCGTAcgttgtttctgcgctaaaatgccaggattttTACTGCTTAAAGCCTTCCGCACCCGGGGGTGGCATTTATGTCTATCTGTGACATTCCACAGGCCggcaccggctccccgcattcctttcctctgactgtggaatttatgtctatcgccgacgttccgtaaggagtcgtcgtacgttgtttctgcgctaaaatgccaggattctcaccgcttgaagcattacggacccgagggtggaatttatgtcgatcAGTGACATTACACAGGTCggcaccggctccccgcattccttccctctgactgtggaatttatgtctatcgccgacgttccgtaaggagtcgacgtacgctgtttctgcgctagaATGCCAGGAATCTCACCGCTTGAATTCTTACGGACCCGacggtggaatttatgtctatcagtgacattccacaggccggcagcggctccctgcattccttccctctgaccgtggaatttatgtctatcgccgacgttccttAAGGAGTCGTCTTACGCTATTTCTGCACAAAATTGCCAGAATTCTTACCGCTTAAAttcttacggacccgagggtggaatttatgtcgatcAGTGACATTACACAGGTCggcaccggctccccgcattccttccctccgACTGTGCAacttatgtctatcgccgaagctctgtaaggagtcgtcgtacgttgttactgcgctaaaatgccaggattctcacagCTAGAAGCGTGCGCAAACaacgtacgacgactccttacggaacggcggcgatagacataaattccacggtcagagggaaggaatgcggggagccggtgccggcctgtggaatgttactgatagacataaattccatagTTGGGTCCGTAAGAATTTAAGCAGTAAAAATGCTGGCAATTTTGTGCAGAAATAGCGTAAGatgactccttacggaacgtcggcgatagacataaattccacagtcagagggaaggaatgcagggagccgttGCCGGCCTAtagaatgtcactgatagacataaattccaccgtCGGGTCCGTAAGAATTCAAGCGGTGAGATTCCTGGCATTCTAGCGCAGAAaaagcgtacgacgactccttacggaacgtcggcggtagacataaattccacagtcagaggaaaggaatgcggggagccggtgccGGCCTGTGGAATGTCACAGATAGACATAAATGCCACCCTCGGGTCCGGAAGGCTTTAAGGAGTAtaaatcctggcattttagcgcagaaacaacgtacgacgactccgtacggaacgtcggcgatagacataaattccacagtcagagggaaggaatgcggggagccggtgccagcctgtggaatgtcactgatagacataaattccaccctcgggtccgtaaggcttcaagcggtgagaatcctggcatttatTCACAGAAACAGCGTATGAcaactccttacggaacgtcagcgatagacataaattccacagtcagagggaaggaatgcggggagccggtgccggcctgtggaatgttactgatagacataaattccattctcgcgtccgtaaggcttcaagcgcggttagaatcctggcatttttgCGCAGATACAACATACGACAATTctttacggaacgtcggcgatagacattaATTCCACAGTcggagggaaggaatgcggggagccggcgccggccTGTGGattgtcactgatagacataaattccagcCTCGGAACGttaggcttcaagcggtgagaagcatggcattttagcgcagaaacaacgtactacgactccttacggaatgTCGGCGATTGACATAAATTCCActgtcagagggaaggaatgcggggagccggtggTGGCCTGTGGATAGTttctgatagacataaattccattctcgcgtccgtaaggcttcaagcggttagaatcctggcatttttgCGCAGATACAGCGTACGACAACTCCcaacggaacgtcggcgatagacataaattccacagtcgatgggaaggaatgcggggagccggtgccggcctgtggaatgtcactgatagacataaattccatagTCGGGTCCGTAAGAATTTAAGCGGTAAGAATTCTGGCAATTTTGTGCAGAAATAGCTTaagacgactccttacggaacgtcggcgatagacattaATTTCatagtcagagggaaggaatgcagggagccgttGCCGCCCtatggaatgtcactgatagacataaattccaccgtCGGGTCCGTAAGAATTCAAGCGGTGAGATTCCTGGCATtctagcgcagaaacagcgtacgacgactccttacggaacgtcggcggtAGAcgtaaattccacagtcagaggaaaggaatgcggggagccggtgccggactgtggaatgtcacagATAGACATAAATGCCACCCTCGGGTCCGGAAGGCTTTAAGCAGTAtaaatcctggcattttagcgcagaaacaacgTACGACAACTCcgtacggaacgtcggcgatagacataaattccacagtcagagggaaggaatgcggggagccggtgccagcctgtggaatgtcactgatagacataaattccaccctcgggtccgtaaggcttcaagcggtgagaatcctggcatttatTCACAGAAACAGCGTATGAcaactccttacggaacgtcagcgatagacataaattccacagtcagagggaaggaatgcggggagccggtgctggcctgtggaatgtcactgttAGTCATAAATTTCACCCTCTGGTCCGTAAGAATTTAGGCGGTGAGAATcgtggcattttagcgcagacaCAACGTACGACGACTcattacggaacgtcggcgatagacataaattccacagtcagagggaaggaatgcggggagccggtgtcggcctgtggaatgtcactgatagacataaattccaccctcgggtccgtaaggcttcaagcggtgagaaacctggcattttagcgcagaaacaacgTACGACGACTCCTCATGGAACGTCGGCGAttgacataaattccacagtcagagggaaggaatgcggggagccgaaGCCGGCCTCTGGATggcactgatagacataaattccaccctcgtgTCCGTAAGGCCttaagcggtgagaatcctggcattttatcGCAGAAACAACGTACGACGACTCAGCACGGAACggcggcgatagacataaattccacggTCAGAGgaaaggaatgcggggagccggtgccGGCTGGAATGTCACAGATAGACATAAATGCCACCCTCAGGTCCGGAAGGCTTTAAGCAGTAtaaatcctggcattttagcgcagacaCAACGTAAAACGACTCcgtacggaacgtcggcgatagacataaattccacagtcagagggaaggaatgcggggagccggtgccagcctgtggaatgtcactgatagacataaatgccaccctcgggtccgtaaggcttcaagcggtgagaatcctggcatttatTCACAGAAACAGCGTATGAcaactccttacggaacgtcagcgatagacataaattccacagtcagagggaaggaatgcggggagccggtgccggcctgtggaatgtcattgatcgacataaattccaccctcgggtccataaggcttcaagcggtgaaaatcctggcattttagcgcagaaacaacgtacgacgactccttacggaacgttgGCGATGGACATAAATTCCAAAGTCAGAGGGAAGGGatgcggggagccggtgccggcctgtggaatgtcactgatgggcataaattccaccctcggaaCGTATGGtctcaagcggtgagaatcatggcattttagcgcagaaacaacgtacgacgactccttacggaacgtcagcgatagacataaattccacagtcagagggaaggaatgcggggagccgttgccggcctgtggaatgtcattgatcgacataaattccaccctcgggtccataaggcttcaagcggtgaaaatcctggcattttagcgcagaaacaacgtacgacgacgccttacggaacgtcggcgatagacataaattccacagtcagagggaaggaatgcaagGAGCCGGAGGCTGCATAtagaatgtcactgatagacataaattccaccctcgggtccgtaaggcttcaagcggtgagaatcctggcgtttttcgcagaaacagcgtacgtcgactccttacggaacgtcggcgatagacataaattccacagtcagagggaatgaatgcggggagccggtgccgacctgtggaatgtcactgatagacataaattccaccctcgggtccgtaaggcttcaagcggtgagaatcgtGGCAATTTTGCGCAGAAAGAGCGTACGACAACTCTTTACGGAACCTCGGCGATAGACATGAGTTCCACAGTcggagggaaggaatgcggggagccggtgccGACCTGTGTAATGTCACTgatcgacataaattccacccttgggtccgtaaggcttcaagctgtgaaaatcctggcattttagcgcagtaacaacgtacgacgactccttacggaacgtcggcgatagacataaattccacagtcggagggaaggaatgcggggagccggtgccggcctgtggaatgtcactgatagacataaattccaccctcgggtccgtaaggcttcaagcggtgagaatccttgcattttagcgcagaaacaacTTACGACGACTCCTAACGGatcgtcggcgatagacataacttccacagtcagagggaaggaatgcggggagccggtgccggcctgtggaatgtcactgatagataTAAATTCCACCCTCTGGTCCGTTAGAATttaagcggtgagaatcctggcattttagtcCAGAAACAACGTACGACCAAACCACGACTTTAAAATGATCCTaatccaccaacaagtttaaaacactaattgcaggAATGCGTATCTCCTACTAAGTATCGATTTTTAGTGCCAAAAACTCGTATcgcggcatttctgccgtatttcccaacagttcgagaaattattgaaactgctgatggagtttgaaGAAACATCTTATTCtcgctatcctcaagaattattacccttctaccgacaataaagaggaatgcagacagtttttttactctcctggaaaatggTGTTTTCTGGATTCGCACTTccgcactttcaccatcgatgaaGTACTTTAGTATTGGTTAATTAATATTTGAACAGGCAGTGATTGTGATTGTTCagacagtaattttttttatcattaatttcttcacaaacaTTCTCAGGTATAtttatgttgcaggcaattagcaatcgccggtaaattgcaatctattcgcgtttaatcaacaaattaaatcgttttaaagtgaaaaaacgagattggaagtagggattattatgctttgaattcaaacatacgttagccCCTTCTTTTTGGATACATGGTGCCAGCTAGCCCACTCGCGAGATTgtgaaatgtcatcaataatctgtgttaggttcggttaagcaactaaactaactccttggcaaagcggagagtatcgctggatttgaaggcgttaagaaatctttactatatcgatgttatcgtaattacaatttgacgaattgacaagtacggagcttgcaaattgccggcgattgctgactccCTGCGACTCTTACAATGATAAAGATGTCAGAGATATTTATTTCCGTCTTGAAGTTTACATGTACTTTTCTCTCTTCTAATCAGCgtgtgtgtttcttttttgtttctggtgccccatttttatcgaagtaaatgtTACAACtcccgaatgctcatacggccttcttccttagcacggcagaatacatcCTCGTTGATCCTCTATCTtgtcagctaaattttgaaagtgcTCTAAAATGAAATGCTTACTTTTTATGGGAATGATTAGCTGTGGTATAACTGGAAGAATTTTGTTTTTGCCATGTGAGAGTAAGTCGTGAACTCCTTGTTGGGCAAAAAATTTATACGGGTGTTCAGTCTCCTTAAGGCCATCAAAAAACATTGGTAGGTAATGATGATAATCCAAATTTTCCTTCGGGACCtgcaatgaaagaaaataagggATGTAtgataaatttatgaaaataccAGGCATCGGTACACATGGACACCATTTCAAACACTGcataaaatcattaaattgtatatcaacggtgtaagccggcaatcacataactcgtttgggTTGTCTCCTTAGATGCCAAGGGGGGCGTCCCCTGGGGGTTGGGTTTCTTGGATGCCAAGTGGGCAGCCTCTGGGGGGTTGGACTCCTTGGTTGCCTAGAGGAGCAGCCCTTTAGGGTTGGGCTTCTTGGATGTCAGGTGGGGCAGCCCCTGGGGGGTTGGGCTCCTTGGAATCCAGGTGGGGCCCCCTCGGAGGTTATGTTCcctaaaaaacatgtatcacatcgctgaaattcgtaccccgTTGCCTGGgtaatgatttgccttcaattgaccggctatgcaaaatgactgtcttGACGCACGAATAAAGGTATCAGATTTTCGCATTAAGATTACATagtgggttgaaggcgctcttctgtatcgtaTCTGAGTGCGGCGCTCTACAATGATTTTGACCAGAATTGGTCAGCATTTCGGAAGCTTCAATCGatctgtaattttgaaaaatgtccgaAGAACATTATTGAAcgttccaagatttttttttctctgcatgTCTTACTTCAAAATAGAGAGTCCAAATGCTCGGTTCTGATTGTGGGTTTCAAAGCTTCTTGCTCTGGTCATCGTATTCACATGCAAGACTGAGAGAGTTGTCGTTTACAATATTTAGTAAATAGATACCATGCATACACAAGGGGCtttttgcaaacttcagctagagcaaaaagaagagttatttcttaaggaaaatgactcaaaaatcattGGACTCGTTGGAAAATTCCGAGGCacattcctaacttcacaatctgcgtaagagatgtgcgttttttaagcttcctgcttcaaaaacggtACTACGATACGGTGAGCATTTCatcagaggagtcgttccatccaatcCTCGGGCACTTATAGGTTGCTACATGGACCGAGTTCGTTGGAAAGGAACCAAAtcacatcaagttgaaactaaGAAAAAGAGGTGTGAAGTTTTATCCCGCCTGTATAAGGttactcaatgtagaaaataaattttaacccctctcttcacaaactaatttcttttttccgagtttcagtttttggcaggagaaaatataaggctagtggaactcaaaaacattcttaactcgatttttctcggaaatgtgggttggttcctttctggttAACTCGGTCCGCATGATATTCAACATACGTGTCTTTTCCacgcgcaaatcgtgaggagGTACCGTGGTCTTTATCAACACAAGAAAACTGTAAACATTAACGGTTGATAAAATGCCGTctcgtcacgtgtgttttggtttgcgtcggccatgttgaatattatgCAACATTCTAGGGTGCGAGGGTTGGatagaacgactcctcttacgaaatgttcaccttcggcatagtatcgtttttgaagcgggaagcttaaaaaaacaaaaaaaaagcatatttcttacgcagatggTGAAGTTAGgggtgtatttcagacttttccgatgcgctcattgtgatttttgagccattttcctTGTGAGATACTACTACCCTCCTTGTTCTATTGAAGAATAGGCTGAATAGGAGTTGCTTCTCACagaaaatggatcaaaaatcacgatgaacacatcggcaaactctggaatgcactcctaacttcacaatttgcgtaagaaattcaCTTtcttttaagcttcccgcttcaaaccCGAAACTATACGGTACAGGTGatcatttcgttagaggagtcgttccattcaaccatTGCGCGCTAGAATGTTCTGCAATACTCAACATAAGCGACGCTATCAAGACGGATCTTTAAATCAACGCGAGGAAAACGGGAATGTAAACACGCCAGTTTGTTAACAAATGATTAGAATTTCGTTCCGGCACATTTGAGTTTTGGCCAGTTTTGAcagattggcgtcggccatgttgaatattgtacAGAATTCTACTGCAGGGATTGGAAGGGACGActcctccgatgaaatgttcacttgtatcgtttttgaagcggaaagctcaaaaaatgcgtgaatttcttacgcaaattgttaaattgtgaagttaggagtgcatttcagactttgtcgatgcgctcatcgtgatttttaagctaTTTTCCTTGAGATACTACTCTTCTCCTTGTTCTAGCTGaagtttacaacaggcccattctccGATACAATTGCAATAATTGTCAATTCAATCATTGCAATTTATTAGGTATCGCAACCTGTGCTTTTTGAGAGGGCAGGTTGCTTGCCCTCAAAATGAAACTCAAATGAACCTTCCTTAGgttaaaatatcagtaaaaatataattatttctacacgaaaaaacgatatagtgccgagcactaactgtttagatAAAATGAAGCCAGCTGATATGGCAGTACTGCTGAGGCCTACAGTTTGTAGAGCGGGACCCTAATGTTGTAGGGCTCAGCACTACTGCCACactagctggctccatttgatctaaacagttagtgctcagcactatatcgttttttccgtgtaattttcaaaattagtgttttattttcaattattttacagaTTGAATTTCCTGACTATCTTACTTGTCTTTATAATGTTTGACCCTTTAATTTTAGTTTCATGTTTTATCCTGATCTTTAATCTCACCTTCCAAGAGATCTTGTTCCCGTAGGTATCGAACTCCATGGATATCGGGAAGTCGCCTCTTGCGTAGTATTTCCTGAATGCCGTATTGCCAACTTTGTGCTGTCTGGATCTTTTGCTCTTGGGAGGTGCGTCCGTGACTGTGTTCCTTTGATAAGCCTGGATCGTGAACGCTGGGACCACGCGAGGGTACGATGCCGCTCGCTTCGTCGGGTTCGGGCCGGGTGTCGGCCTGCGCAAGCTCTCGCGGAATTGAGCGTTCGAACCGAAATATTTATCTGGGAACAACCGTGGACGCATTATTTGGCGAGATAGTAGAGAGGACTCATTCTGAGTGGGAATTTCACatgaaaaatggtgaaaaagcaTGATTTTAaatgagcactggaaaaaaaagttgcttggattcagagtccagactcttgaaaacgatgacaaggaaaaatactcttgattctatcggatttttgcttgtatcaaaaggagatccgcttaaattaagaggcttggttctggatttaagcaaaaatccgattgaatcgagagtattttttcttgtcaacgtttttaagagtctggactctagatccaagcgactttttttcctaGTGAAGGGGGAAAATCCgtgtttgatttaaaaaaaaaatctttcggCCTAAAACTAGTTTGCCAGGATGGTAATTGGAAAAATGGGgcaattaaattgaaaaaatttcattcgaatTGGAAGAACttcatttgaattgaaaataaataatcaaacaaCCTTAatccaatgaaatattttctctccgatatgatatttttgtttaacttTTGTTTAacgcgcgatacaactatttcgactccaaagtagataaaatttcttatccacgaaatgaaggaggaCGAGAATtcttttcggctgactcagagacttcaACACATGAGCAGAACAATTAGATGGGGCGAAACACGAGATacgactatttcgacttccaagtaggtaaaattgcgtatccacgaaatgaaggcgaacttgaaTTTTCTCCGGCTGaatcggagactttaacgcatgcgTAGAAAACTTGGATGGGGGCAAAACACGAGAGAGAACTATTTTGACTTTcaagaagataaaattgcatatccataAATTGAAGGAGGACGTTGTGTTCTATACCATCTCAACAATACGGTTCCTCAAACTCAACCTGCAGTTCGTATAACCGAACTTATGACGTTCAATGAACTGATGAAAAATGATCGGTTACATGAACTGAGTGTTCCATTTCACGAATCAAGAAATCGGTTTTATTCTAGAGAGAGAACACTCAAcgcattaatttttaagagaggttATAACAAgtatttgtaaaaattagtgcGAACGGacccatttttacaaaaatagtgTAGAAGCGCGTCGAATTTGTGGAGCATTAATGCGATCGAGtctaatttttagagaattactAAGAACGTGatattttcgttgaaaattaCTGCGGACGCGCTGTGTCAAAGTGCGTCCCTGGTTGCTCGAAACTGCGTAGGCCGCGggactttctgcacccctgtttTGCCCTCTCACCCTCCCCCATCCTCCTTAGGATGCAACTGAAATGATGCCCCTTAAAAGAACTTACTTGTATTCACTGGTGAAAAACACTGGTGGGTTGGATTTGAAGTTCGGAAGCGTTTTTACTGATTACTTGATGTCGGAGAATTAATGTCAGATACTCTATGGAACTTTTCTCTCATTAAAAACATTAAT is a window from the Bemisia tabaci chromosome 5, PGI_BMITA_v3 genome containing:
- the LOC109034922 gene encoding parkin coregulated gene protein homolog isoform X1; its protein translation is MAPTCNLFKSDKYFGSNAQFRESLRRPTPGPNPTKRAASYPRVVPAFTIQAYQRNTVTDAPPKSKRSRQHKVGNTAFRKYYARGDFPISMEFDTYGNKISWKVPKENLDYHHYLPMFFDGLKETEHPYKFFAQQGVHDLLSHGKNKILPVIPQLIIPIKNALNTGHPEVICCTLKVLQHLVTSADMVGEALVPYYRQILPPLNRYQSPSYNNIGDEIDFSQSKRENISDLVQETLEILERYGGEDAYINIKYMIPTYESCMLN